Below is a genomic region from Cyprinus carpio isolate SPL01 chromosome B6, ASM1834038v1, whole genome shotgun sequence.
tgttttccagtacaaacattCTTATCAtgacacatttacttgagaagtaaaATGACATgacaatacgttttttttttttctaaaataaatgaataaatacaaatttagttaattttttgcACTGTAATAAGTTTCCAGGCCAATTTTACCATCACATGTAACCCAAAAAGTCAAAATGTTACCCAAAATCAAACCCTAGGACACAAAAGTACCCAAAGTCAAACAAGAACTCATGTAGTgtgtcatctttttttatttttttgagcaggGATTTGCCAGCctttttctaaaataattgtaacacatcagtatttgaaatatttgcacTCACTGAAGCTGATAGTCTTTGCTGTGAATGACTAAACTAGTCTGCCCTCTGCTGGAGAATGCATGTGAACAGCTCACAAACAAAAAGTATAATGCATGCAAATATTAAGAAAAGATCTTCATTTTCAGGCTTGTGCCTAAATAATcttaaatacacaattttttaaaagtgacattaaaataataattaaaaagcaataaattctAAATGTGTTTCAACCATTAGTGCAGCACTACATGAGGGTTCACAATCATTTCTAAAGGTGTGTGACTCTAAGATGCTTGAACGTTGATGGTCTTGAATCCGTGCAGGACGGTGGAAGGATTCTCCAACACTAAATTAGCAGAAAGCATCCTGGCACCTGCCATCCTGGGAGTGAAATTGACGGGCTTCTTTATGGTTTCTCGGGGTTGGATCGTaagactgaaatataaaaaacaggcCATTTAGTACAAAAACAGCAAACATCACTTTTACTGTtccaagcatcactattactgcTGCTCATGTTTAGATTTGGTGATTTACACAAGAGTTTGACGTATATATCATGGTGCTAAGTCACACAGCTTTCTGCGATATGCCTATGATTACAGAAGTGCTTCAGAAATACTGACTAACAAGTGTGTACTGACACTTTTAATAGATTCTGTAGCAGTGAAACTGATGTCAAAGATAATCAtgtcaaaaatctcagaaacAACCCCTCCCACTGATTGAAAACTGTATGTACTCGATTGTTTGAGGCCCATCAGACTCACTAGTTTCTTTCATAATACCACtgttactactgtaaaattaaaataaatgtatatgggATCTATTTTAAACAGTGCAAGATTCTTTTTTAATGACTGTGATGCCTAGTGTggatttattatagtaaaaaaatggATTTACTATGGTACTTTCATTGCTATAGAATTATGCTCACCATAGTAAATTCTGAAAGATTTTGCAGACTTGGCaaacttaaaataacttattttctaCTAGAGAAACATAAGGGGGCAGAAATGGATTAAACAAAAGTGTACTGGATGTTAAAATGCATTCTCTTATAAAAACGAATGATGCAGATGTTTGTTTAAGCATTCCGACCAGCCTGACGCATTGTATCCACCATTGGTGTGCATTTAGGGGCGGGGTTATCTGACTAAAAGGGAAGTGTTTGGGAAAACCTGTTACACACCTCATTTGAGCCTTCTTCTCCAAGAGTCCTGAACCAGATACGCTCAGTTCTCCGCTCACTGCAACATTGAACGGGTTTGTGAAGCTCACCGTGGCCACTTGTGGTGCGTTAATGATGACCGAGACCTCATTTTGAATCTGGAAGAAAACACAAATTGTTTTAAATGGTGGTTTGTCAtgctttaatgcattatatattctCAAGGTGTAAAAATGAagagattataataataaattataactgtggtcacaattattcatgagatcatataatgcattaaaaggtgcattacaaggcatataGATAAAGGCTTCAAGTAAATTGTTACCAAAGCCTCTCCCACATAATCTCTATGATTGCATGTCTTTAAGtagataatttaataataataataataaaaaaaaggtttaatttagTCACGGATCAacatcttgttgttttttttacaaaggggGTCAAGGATAGAGGAGTTCATGTTTCTTTTGAAGCTAGTATAAATGTCCATGTTGGGTCAGCATATACCTGTATATCGAGGGAAGGGGTGCTAATGTTGAACTCTTCTGAAGCCAGCACTCTCTCCTGAGACTTCACGTCCTCAATAACCACAGCCAGGTTAACCAGAGAATCCTCCGCAGTCTCCTTCAGCATGTACTCCTTGAAGGAGATCTCATGTTTTATAGTCACAGCTGGTGGTGTACAAGAAACAGCATTAATGTATTTCAGAActgggaactgactgtcttcacaaaagtttagggtttttttagtcttttttttcccattttgccttggtgctgctttgtttacaatggttaccaaggaaacgctgtatcacaGCTGTTCCAaaagcgccatctgctgtcagagagtaaaTTTATATTCTCATTTGGCCCATGTGCTGCTTTTGTTTTGTACAAATATGTCTTATGTAGTATAGTTttacaaagctaaagtcagaccgttctgtttttgcttcaaatgtcgaaaatttccttttcatttataattggtcttaaatctaatttagttaaaaaatcaTATCGTGAAATTAGTATTATTAATCATATCGCATCGtgatcacattgtttttttttttgttttttttttattattacagttttctgTAAACATTTTGGCAGTCTGATGAAACAGTGAGTAAGAGATTATGATTAACTTTTGAGGGGTTTTGGCTTGTTTTGTGGATGATAAAGGCtgcacatttttaataatgtatacaATATTTGCTGAAAGCAACATTTGTCAGTGTACAGTAGATATTAgcatcaattttaatttaaatccaaTCATCTGAACGTAAAATCAGCAGTTTGTCATTTTCAATTATGTTTTGTTACCTTAtatggctttattttttaaacaggaaaatttgtttcttaaaatcttacattaaaaataatcgaAAAAGATTGTGGAACAAATCATAATATTCCTGTCATATTGTCCACTCCTACAGCAGGTTGCAGGACTCTTACTTTCTTTCGGGCCGATCTTCACGTCATCATGAGCCTCCCAGAAGGTTCCGGTGGGATTTCGATTGTACTCCTTGTTCTGAGCGTTCACATGTTTTTTCAGCAGTTTCTGAGCGGCCTCATTGTTAGTGATTATGACgttgaaagaaatgttttctccGACTACAGGGGGTTTCAGAAGCTGGAGAGAAACTGCAGTGCCCTTAGAAACTACATGAAATGACATGGTAGATCATTGTGTTTAGTCATATtactcaaacaaacaaagagcAGTGTTTATGAGGAAAGGAAGAATAAATGCTAGAACTTACCCTCCCTTGCCGTAGTACGTTCATCACCAAAAGAGAATCCTCGAGCAGCTTAGatgaacaaccaaaaaaaaaaaaaaaaatgtttcctttaaaatattgtcaaaattgaTTTAGTTGACACTGAGTTAATTTAACAGTTTGTCATGCATGtcgtttttatgtaaaatatttaaaaagttttcaatattttttttttaattaagttttaagcAAAACCAAGATTATTGaagtgtgttttacaagaaaatactattttagtattactacctgtacatttaacttttgttttaattGCCATTTCCTTGTAATTATGTGAGAAATTTACTGAAGGACATCTTAGTGTCAGTGTAATCCTACACCAGAAACTTTTCATTGTCTTTAACaacaaccattattttttttttattttggtgatgCTGATCCTAGTCAAATGAATTACATACTTCAGCTTTAAACATTTGAAGGCTAAAATGACTCACAAAAACCGCCTGCTGCACGAATTGGTTCCGTATCTAAAAGTGAAAGAAGGAGATTTTGtatgaaactgtattttaacagttcgtttttgtctttttttaatcattctttcTCTTACCCTTCTCAGTTTTGTATTCAGACGTGACGTCCTGCATACTCATGGATCCTGGACGTTTGGTGGAGATCAGGGCTCCAACTCTGCGTTTATCGACGCTGGTTGATAACACCGTCCTATCTCTGACGATCATTACACGCACATCTGCGTTCACTTCTGCGTAAACGAACGGCACATCGTATTGCGCGTCCACCTTCTGCTCATAAACGGCTTTAACAGCAGCAGGACCACAGCGGAACATTCCTGTGACAGAATATTGATGTttaatcatcattatcattaaaatCCCAGctcaaaagaataaataaataaataaaatagcaagcTTTGGAGCAACTGAATGGCATGCtttgtaggcagctcactaggttttaaaacAAAGCCTACAATTAAACTGGCCCACCAGACCAGTACCAACCAGCATAATCCAGTTTAGATGAAATTGGCCTTTTCAGCACTTTTTCTACATGTGTTAACCTCgtaaaaatcactgtaatgaCAGACCTTCGCTCCTCTCCTGTGGCGTGGGGTCGAGAACCTGCCATCCGTCATAACCTCGACTCAGATCAGGCCTCTTCATCCAACTCTCCACCCACACATGGAAGTTCCTGAAAAACACCAAACACTTTTAGCTCAAATTCTGACAGattaaaaatcctgaaaaatgtttatttatttatttagtttttttagaagaagaaatctagatttttttttttttttcagcaaggatacattaaattaatcaaaagtaatttATCATGTTAAAAAAGAGACTTAGATTTCACTTAAATGGTGTTCTTTGTATTTTTCCATAAGTTAAAAGTGTTtaagtaataagaaatgtttcctgagcagcaaatcagcataatagaatgatttctgaagatcatgtgacactgaagactggagtaatgatgctgaaaattcagctttgatcacaggaataaattacttttttgcaatatattcacatagaaaacagttatttcaaaacataataaaatttcacaatattactgtttttactgtagttttgatcaattaaatgcagccttggttggcacaagagacttctttgcatgaaaaatcttaccaatGCCAACCTTATGAACAGTAATGCATGTTTTAGCTCTATATCTACAGAGACGTTTTAGCTTTTTAGCATAACTCACCAGATGCTATCCCTGCTGAAGGACAGTTTTTCCCCCATCTCATTGTAATATTCCTCAATCACCATGTTTCCGTTTGTGTCGTGAGCGGAGCTGAAGTTGGTGATGACTCGAGTCGGAATGCCAAGGGCTCTCATTACtattacacaaacaaatgcatttaacattgataatcagTAGCACTAATTAAATTACCAATGACCCATTAAAGGagtacttcacccaaaaataaaataatctcctctttcatttttgagcaaattaacactaacactaacactaacactTAGCACATACGctaacattcaaaaatgtggggacAGTAAGTCTTGtcactaaggctgcattcatATGatctcaaaatacagtaaaaacagaaaagttgtgaaatattattagaatttaaaaaaaaatgtttttctgtttgaatatgttgtaaaatataatttattcctgagatcaaagctgaattttcagcatcattactccagtcttcagtgtcacatgatcttcagaaatcattctaatatgctgatttgctgctcaagaaacatttctaattacttgatcaagttcaaaagaacaccatttgtGTGAAATCTGAATCTTtttataacattagaaatgtctttacttcaactttagatcaatttaatgtgtccttgctgaataaaagtattaacttctttacaaaataatcttactgaccccaaacttttgaatgtaatGACTTCTATTTGTCCCACCTGTACACATGACAGCAGCAAACACCCAGCACTGTCCGTATTTCACAGGCCTGAATTGTGTTGCTGCCCACTTCCTGAGAATATCTGCGCTGCCGGACCACTGTGAAGGGTTGACGCCACCGCTGTAGTCCCCTGACCAGTTTCCCATTAACACTCCTTTATCATCATTACAGTTCACCTGtttagaaagacagagagactaTATTAATACATGAAGAAAGAGAGGGATCACAGAGGAGAGAATGAGAGCAGATCCTCACCATCGCTGAGATCACGCGGCCGATGTAAACCGGATTGCTGCGGTTCAGTAGATCTTTACCCATATCTGCTTGATGTTGAGGACTCACCTGCAGCAATTTCATACAGATGTCCAGTATCCCTTTTTCATACTGAAAACACATTTATGCATGACAGGAGTTAATGTGAAGCCGTTGTTCAGTGCTGAGCTGTCAGTCAATGGTCAAACATCTCACCTGATCAAACGACCAGGGTCTGGAGACAATGTTCCCGGGGCTGCCTTTAAACAGCAGCCCGATATCACTCTTGACATATTCAGTCCTCAGATCCTCTGACTGCAGAAACACTGAATCAGctgcagaaaaacacaacaatttGTTTTATTGGTGAACTGGTGAAAGCAGTAAGTGATAAGAGGTTACGCATTACTGTGATTTTGGAGGTGTATAAAAAGGCAGCAAAAGCAATACAATGCAAGACACCAACTGCTTTTTAAAAGATTGTTTGTTTctgaaaataacatttgttttaaattgtaataatatcacaataatactgttttactgcattatttaaaaaaaatgcagccttgatgagcagaagagacttctttcaaaaacattaaaacatattgaCAACACCAAATTTTAAAAGCTAGTGTACATTAGATATTATtctcaaaaaatacaatttgcacCATGTAATATATTTAAGCCCTTACCAATGCATATATTTTAACTTGAAACGAGGcttttaaataagaaacaattatttgtatattcaagTGTTCCATTGTAAATCTGAACATAAGATTCTACATAACAAACATTTCTCAAATCATGTCTCTTGTTGGGAAGAAGTGCTTCTTCATTTACTTTCCTAAGCGATCATACTTTATGTAGAGTGATTTGGACTAGCACGTaactagcaaccacaaagcaatatGCTAAAAACCACTCAGATTTTCAGTCCAAAAACTAACAGTCTACTATCAAGGCATTCAATTTTAGTATCTGGCTGCAGCCTGCGGTTGACATCCAAGTGTGACATCAAAAGCCATGCCCATGTCCAGATACATCATACtctaaatcattttgaaacaggaagaaacAACTACAAGAAGATAAGTCGAATGGCTTGGCTTGTTTGCTAACCATCAAAAAGAAGACGAAGTTGTTTGATCATAATAAATGCCAATTtatcaaattacataaattaataaggTAAGATGTAAAGGTTTTTATTAAGAATTAGCCTAATTTAATCAACCAATGCAAGTGTTTTACAGGCTGTTTTGATTACAAAATCAGCTCTGTATATaagacatattaaaaataatagctttaagttgtgccattttagcctagacatcctttataaaaaaaataaaatgtgcgtTAGTAAAACGAAAGACAATATTATTTatagaagggatacagcaaaaactgCTAGGCATATCGCACATCAGTATAGCgtaatttttgtcacactttacAACGATAATAActgtatttgcatttttgtaaggggtaggtttagggttaggttaggtgtAGACTAGGGTGGCCCTTATTTTTGGACTTTTGAAATCTTCTGCTCCCACCCCCCCAGTCAACTCCCCTTCTTGAGAAATGGAAACAAACccaattttgttgaaattttgtTGAAATTCCTTCATTTAGGGGATGGGGAATCACAAGGTGATCTATTGGATAGGGGAGGGGTTGTATAGGGCGTGGCCGTGGCTTCGACGGCACACTTGGATGTGGGTGGGTTTGGATGTCCACTGCGGgatgcagcgagccctacttgctCACCTTCGCACCAGGGGTTGCAGAGAAGTGTGAACTGGCCGAGTAAGTGTGTTTTCACACTCAGGCGGGCCTCGACTCTCAGCTGGAGTGTGTAGACGCCGATAGAAGCAGTCGCAGGGCTGGACAGCGTTACTGAAAGAGCACGGGGTCCTGTCGGGTTTGGGACGCTCCTCTCCAGAACTGCGGTCCATTGAGTCAGAGAGGGCTGTCCGAACCTGGAGACCGGGACCTCCACAGCAATCGGACCTGTGGTGAGGAGAGAGGAGTGGGTGTCAGAACAGAGCACGAAAATAGGGTTCTGGGAGTAAAATACTATTAATTTTCCCCATAAAGTGATTAATTTTATTGGTATCTTAACCTTTAATGTATTTAGTTTATACCAGGGCTATTCATTAGTTATAGTGAATTAACCataaaaaatcttatattaaatGTTAGGCCTGTCACTGAGTAATCTGTTGATTATTCTGATGATTAATcggataattataattatttattttttgtggtatttaaaatagaacaatagcctttaagattacttaaaatacatgtataatagCAATAGCAGTATAATAGtaatacatacagagaatcgcaatttcgattctctgtatgtatgtactgtacatgtggaagaattgacaataaagcagacttgacttgacttgacttgacttgatagtAATAACAGTTAGTTCAAATATCAAATTTCATCAAGTAatcatatggttttattgaacaaaattgttaaaaaatacatgcattataAACAATAGCGCTAATGCACATTTAGCATTATAACAAATGCCTGCTGAGGGCACTGAAGGCTTGACAGTTGTTTTTACACTTTACTGCCTGATCTAATCCGtttttaatattgaccaaacTACACTTAATTCAAAtgtccacttaatctttaatatttggccatttcTTTAAAACAGAAATGCTACAGCCACTGTAAATTCTTGAATATGTGGGCATCAAAACATGTAAACTCAGAGCTAAGgtttagacttttattttgaaattgcaaTGGTGCACGTTGCGTTCCCAGATGAACGTAAACACACAACGatatgcagagatggagtttgtgtggagcagcatttactgcgaACGGAGCCGCTGTGAGACTCACATGTAACATACAcgcatgtaaataattaaagcgcatatattataatttataaacctGCATTGCATAATGCCATTGTGAATTCACAGTAGCATTATGCTATATTGTGAATTTAAATGGGTTTAATAATATCAATCAGCTTCAGGTATTTTGCTGGTTACTCAATATGCAAtcgaggattttttttttttttttttaatcgagtaGCCTACTCGAATTGAGTCAAAGAATTGTGacagacaaaatacaaaaataaataaataaatattattattattatttattttttattttttatttttggaaaatgtgaaaaaaaaaaatttcacaggcaacatatatatatatttattttatttaaattataacttaattaaaaaaactaaagacattttttaaaaaggtaatataaattataaaacacaacaaaattacttacatactaaaactaaaattaaagtaaaacaatatataataataataatcaaattaaaaatatttttaaaaaattctaatagtttatcaatgatactaaaataaaatgcaaactacTTTTACAATTGCATATATTGGAATAAacctaaaatatattgtttttattgtttcatcTTTTACTTTTTCATAGCCATCATCATTTTTAGTCAAAGTACTGCAAATAATTACATCAGTTAATGCTGTGATGAGTTGTTCATATTTCTGTAGCAAAAATGTGTCGAAAGTCACTCTGGATCTGACTAACTAATGATTAATGATGAATTTCATCATAATAGAGGGAGGGTGATGTGAGATGAGGTTGCAATTTTTATTCACACACCCACCCACAAGCACAGAAACATACCTAAAACAATTCGGAAGATCAGTTTTTCCTTCAGAGGATCAAATGGTCGTCCATCATAGTTGATAGTCACTGTAAAGGCCTGTCCTCTCCGCAGAACCAGAGTGCTGGAACTCA
It encodes:
- the tgm5l gene encoding transglutaminase 5, like — translated: MDEFKVRTVDLQQVQNQTRHKTDGLSSSTLVLRRGQAFTVTINYDGRPFDPLKEKLIFRIVLGPIAVEVPVSRFGQPSLTQWTAVLERSVPNPTGPRALSVTLSSPATASIGVYTLQLRVEARLSVKTHLLGQFTLLCNPWCEADSVFLQSEDLRTEYVKSDIGLLFKGSPGNIVSRPWSFDQYEKGILDICMKLLQVSPQHQADMGKDLLNRSNPVYIGRVISAMVNCNDDKGVLMGNWSGDYSGGVNPSQWSGSADILRKWAATQFRPVKYGQCWVFAAVMCTVMRALGIPTRVITNFSSAHDTNGNMVIEEYYNEMGEKLSFSRDSIWNFHVWVESWMKRPDLSRGYDGWQVLDPTPQERSEGMFRCGPAAVKAVYEQKVDAQYDVPFVYAEVNADVRVMIVRDRTVLSTSVDKRRVGALISTKRPGSMSMQDVTSEYKTEKDTEPIRAAGGFSARGFSFGDERTTAREVSKGTAVSLQLLKPPVVGENISFNVIITNNEAAQKLLKKHVNAQNKEYNRNPTGTFWEAHDDVKIGPKETVTIKHEISFKEYMLKETAEDSLVNLAVVIEDVKSQERVLASEEFNISTPSLDIQIQNEVSVIINAPQVATVSFTNPFNVAVSGELSVSGSGLLEKKAQMSLTIQPRETIKKPVNFTPRMAGARMLSANLVLENPSTVLHGFKTINVQAS